The following proteins come from a genomic window of Lytechinus pictus isolate F3 Inbred chromosome 1, Lp3.0, whole genome shotgun sequence:
- the LOC129257014 gene encoding sodium/mannose cotransporter SLC5A10-like, with protein sequence MTETLLGAWDYVAIVVYFVLVLVVGLYSLCRSNRGTVSGYFLAGRYMTWLPVGASLFASNIGSEHFVGLAGSGAAAGIGVAAFEFNACLLVQLLGWVFLPVYIASGVSTLPEYMTKRFGGSRIRVYLAILSLILYIFTKISVDLYSGALFIQEALHWNLYLSIILLLALTAVCTVTGGLAAVIYTDTLQFFIMIIGASILMIMSFVRIGGYDQLRVKYMNAIPNTTIYNPDTSCGYPREDSFQMLRHPTNSDMPWAGFLFGQTPASIWYWCTDQMMVQRALASKSLSHAQGGCILAGYIKFLPMFLMVLPGMISRIMFPDEVACSTAETCMEVCGSTTGCTNIAYPRLVMAVLPTGLRGIMLAVMLAALMSDLTSIFNSTSTLFTIDVWTYLRKKFSKKDPGVRELMLVGRLVVLILVGIAILWVPIIQEIQGGQLFIYIQEISAYLAPPIAATYLLAILWTRGNEEGCFWALCAGFLVGGIRMILDFVYRAPPCWGDPIYRPSIVANMHYMYFALFLFWFTILVNVVVSLLTDPQDPKKLIRTTWWTRLSRVKREDEVIEEDKGYKKKIELDDENDERSQWRRAYDWFCGYDDTTKGKISLKEQEEHLHKITSLKQDPRAKIVLNVNLVLIIGVSTFMYVFFST encoded by the exons ATGACAGAAACGCTACTAGGTGCCTGGGATTATGTGGCGATCGTCGTCTACTTCGTTCTCGTACTCGTCGTTGGTCTCTAT TCGTTATGCAGATCGAACCGAGGGACAGTGAGCGGGTATTTCCTTGCTGGAAGATATATGACATGGCTGCCA GTGGGAGCATCGCTGTTTGCTAGCAACATTGGAAGTGAGCATTTTGTTGGGCTGGCAGGATCTGGGGCAGCAGCAGGCATAGGGGTAGCAGCATTTGAATTCAAT GCCTGTCTTTTGGTCCAGCTGCTAGGCTGGGTATTTCTTCCAGTTTACATTGCAAGCGGG gtatcAACCTTGCCCGAATATATGACAAAAAGATTTGGAGGCAGTCGCATTCGAGTCTATTTGGCGATCCTCTCACTAATCCTCTACATTTTTACCAAGATATCG GTCGATCTTTACTCAGGAGCACTCTTCATTCAAGAAGCACTTCATTGGAATCTATACCTTTCCATTATATTACTTCTTGCCTTGACTGCAGTATGCACAGTTACAG GTGGTCTGGCTGCTGTTATCTACACAGACACTCTTCAATTCTTCATCATGATTATCGGAGCTTCTATTCTCATGATCATGA GTTTTGTTCGCATCGGTGGTTATGATCAGTTACGGGTGAAGTACATGAATGCTATACCAAACACGACAATTTATAATCCGGATACTTCATGCGGATATCCGAGGGAAGATTCATTCCAAATGTTACGTCACCCAACTAACTCTGACATGCCCTGGGCCGGTTTTCTCTTCGGTCAGACACCAGCTTCTATTTGGTATTGGTGTACGGATCAG ATGATGGTGCAGAGAGCACTGGCATCGAAAAGTCTGTCTCATGCCCAGGGTGGTTGCATCCTCGCTGGATATATCAAATTTCTCCCTATGTTCTTAATGGTACTTCCCGGAATGATCAGCAGGATCATGTTCCCAG ATGAAGTAGCCTGTTCTACTGCTGAAACATGCATGGAGGTATGTGGTAGTACTACGGGATGTACCAATATTGCGTATCCTAGATTGGTCATGGCCGTACTTCCTACTG GCCTTCGTGGTATAATGCTTGCTGTGATGTTGGCTGCTCTGATGAGTGATCTAACATCTATCTTTAACTCAACAAGTACTCTATTCACCATCGATGTATGGACGTACTTGAGAAAGAAATTCAGCAAGAAAGATCCAGGCGTCAGGGAACTTATGCTCGTGGGCAG ATTGGTTGTGTTGATTCTGGTTGGTATCGCCATTCTTTGGGTTCCCATTATCCAAGAGATCCAAGGAGGACAActcttcatttatatccaagaaATATCAGCTTACTTGGCCCCACCTATTGCTGCTACATATCTTCTTGCTATCCTGTGGACCCGTGGGAACGAAGAG GGATGCTTCTGGGCTTTGTGTGCTGGATTCTTGGTTGGTGGTATCCGTATGATCCTTGACTTTGTCTACCGAGCACCGCCATGTTGGGGTGATCCTATCTACAGACCATCCATCGTAGCAAACatgcattacatgtatttcgctctctttctcttctgGTTCACCATCCTGGTCAACGTTGTGGTCAGTCTTCTCACTGACCCACAGGACCCGAAGAAG CTTATTAGAACAACATGGTGGACTCGTCTTAGTCGGGTAAAGCGCGAAGATGAGGTGATTGAAGAAGACAAAggatataagaaaaaaattgaattagatG ACGAAAATGATGAACGGAGTCAATGGCGTCGTGCTTACGACTGGTTCTGCGGTTACGACGATACCACGAAAGGGAAGATTTCGCTCAAAGAACAAGAAGAGCATCTCCATAAGATCACATCACTTAAGCAGGATCCTCGAGCCAAAATCGTTCTCAATGTAAATCTGGTTCTCATTATTGGAGTCTCTACTTTCATGTATGTCTTCTTCTCAACATAG